A genomic window from Triticum urartu cultivar G1812 chromosome 7, Tu2.1, whole genome shotgun sequence includes:
- the LOC125521384 gene encoding cysteine-rich receptor-like protein kinase 19, producing MTDGDKHSEELAALEKALLDETVGPIDIPFSLLKSITGNFSEAQEISRGGFGVVYKGVLPSGRTVAVKKLFERYEILDKNFESEVACLVGIKHKNMVRFLGYCSETQHVVKPYDGKLVWADVRQRLLCFVYLPGCLADYLSDASCQPQWTRRYQIIKGICEGVYYLHQLRIIHMDLKPQNVLLDDHMVSRIADFGLSRRLSGSQSRAITENKLGTLGYMAPEFIHNGEITFKTDIYSLGVIIMEIIMGHKGCSDVNEVIILYMGFHEKHCIHQKPQFC from the exons ATGACAGACGGTGACAAACACAGTGAGGAACTTGCAGCCCTGGAGAAGGCGTTGCTCGATGAAACCGTGGGTCCAATTGATATACCTTTCTCGCTTCTCAAGTCCATCACAGGGAATTTCTCGGAAGCTCAAGAAATCAGCAGGGGCGGGTTTGGGGTTGTTTACAAG GGAGTGCTTCCGAGTGGTCGCACAGTTGCTGTGAAGAAGCTCTTTGAGAGGTACGAGATCCTGGACAAGAATTTTGAGAGCGAGGTCGCATGTCTCGTGGGGATCAAGCACAAAAACATGGTACGATTTCTTGGGTACTGCTCTGAGACGCAACATGTAGTGAAGCCATACGACGGAAAACTTGTATGGGCAGATGTGCGGCAGAGGCTACTCTGTTTCGTGTACCTGCCAGGGTGCCTTGCTGACTATCTCTCAG ATGCATCTTGTCAACCTCAGTGGACCAGACGTTATCAAATAATCAAGGGGATCTGTGAGGGTGTATATTATCTTCACCAACTGCGTATTATTCACATGGACCTCAAACCTCAGAATGTATTACTGGATGATCACATGGTGTCCAGAATTGCTGATTTCGGTCTATCACGACGCTTAAGTGGAAGCCAGAGTCGGGCTATTACTGAGAACAAGCTTGGGACATT GGGATATATGGCACCAGAGTTCATACATAACGGAGAAATCACCTTCAAAACAGACATATATAGTTTGGGTGTTATAATTATGGAGATAATTATGGGACATAAGGGATGCTCGGATGTAAACGAGGTAATTATACTATATATGGGGTTCCATGAAAAACATTGTATACATCAGAAACCACAATTTTGTTAA